From a single Calonectris borealis chromosome 19, bCalBor7.hap1.2, whole genome shotgun sequence genomic region:
- the PRR11 gene encoding proline-rich protein 11, whose translation MAKYKKRRRKQRARAKFLLEKKGDAGNAQGSGCPSPRSAGDLPANTSSVPSHLSSLWSLALPGVKHVVKPFTTTVSFLYCWCQNTVVQSFKAVKDSVFPSQIYLRELNTFREQLEKLETEFSRLQGTLQMNGTAAFSSENSLCQRCNKPVLGAPVQTQKGPPSPASGPSAIQLQPLSAPPPPLPPPPPPPPPPLPPPKLPPAPLLLKRGNGSKALLEPPLKKDGPMQITLKDLLNVKLKKMDSNLRMDKAESPVKTRRALITVSDLQSVSLRPKSKPSAHVTNSLITPPKKQLDLRKHLKKVNIQRSPGGTPLNSKENIECGSGLTPIMTQALRRKFQMAHPKSPSPARLSAANSFDEQK comes from the exons atggcAAAGTATAAGAAACGCCGACGAAAACAGAGAGCCAGAGCAAaatttctactggaaaaaaaaggagatgctGGTAATGCCCAGGGCTCAGGTTGTCCTTCTCCACG GTCAGCAGGTGATCTTCCTGCAAACACATCATCTGTCCCAAGCCATCTGTCCTCACTCTGGTCATTAGCCTTGCCTGGTGTAAAACATGTGGTAAAACCCTTTACAACAACAGTATCATTTTTGTATTGTTGGTGCCAGAACACGGTTGTACAG AGCTTTAAGGCGGTTAAAGACAGCGTATTTCCATCACAAATCTACTTAAGGGAGCTAAATACGTtcagagagcagctggaaaagTTGGAAACTGAATTTTCCAGACTACAAGGAACACTCCAG ATGAATGGAACTGcagctttttcttcagaaaattctcTTTGTCAAAGGTGTAATAAACCAGttctgggtgctcctgtacaaaCGCAGAAGGGCCCACCGTCACCAGCATCTGGGCCTTCTGCAATACAGCTGCAGCCTCTATCTGCACCCcctccacctcttcctcctccgccaccaccaccaccaccaccgctgcCGCCACCAAAACTGCCTCCAGCACCTCTCCTCCTCAAACGGGGGAACGGCTCTAAAGCACTTCTG GAACCACCACTGAAAAAAGATGGGCCGATGCAGATCACTCTCAAAGATCTCCTGAACGTTAAACTGAAGAAGATGGACAGCAACCTGAGAATGGACAAG GCAGAATCACCAGTGAAGACACGCAGGGCATTAATTACAGTCTCAGATTTACAGAGTGTTAGTCTGAGACCTAAATCCAAGCCATCAGCTCACGTTACAAATTCCTTAAT taCCCCTCCTAAAAAACAGTTGGATCTTCGAAAACATCTGAAGAAAGTCAATATACAAAG AAGTCCTGGTGGCACTCCACTAAAtagtaaagaaaacattgaatGTGGGTCTGGGTTGACACCAATAATGACACAGGCACTACGGCGCAAATTTCAG ATGGCTCATCCAAAGAGTCCCTCGCCTGCCCGGTTAAGTGCTGCAAACAGCTTTGATGAACAAAAGTAG